In Luteitalea sp. TBR-22, one genomic interval encodes:
- a CDS encoding DEAD/DEAH box helicase — protein sequence MSPRPERGARTGRSRSGPRRPPARPQASARNAELLAKFETLTPDTAPRRFADLITVPELLLGVEDRRFEQTTPIQSAVFDTVAAGHDLVACAETGTGKTAAFLLPLMQRLLQENREREGSARILVLAPTRELAVQIEDDVQGFGYHTSMRCAAVFGGVGMDMQEQALKAGVDIVVATPGRLMDHLRAGIAKFDGLEILVLDEADRMLDMGFWPDVKFIVSQLPTDRARQTLLFSATMPEEIMGFALEIMRSPKLVQIGSRNAPAATITHKAELLGRHEKTAWLARFLRRASGPTLVFSATKRGADRLARDLQSQGIRAAALHADRTQQDRLRAVEGFKSGTHKVLVATDIAARGLDIDAIETVVNVEVPFNREAYVHRVGRAGRAGSTGTAITLVSPDERQDMEAIADAFGLVLFEDAHQELVEAGEQVDGPDGVTPIAPTEPAPPRARRPRRPRGTVTAVATPEADAPAPDSAEGAAHVDGEPGEAPEATTADGDAPRKRRRRRRRRSGPRAEGVEAAADDAPPSGGEDQDTEA from the coding sequence GTGAGCCCACGCCCTGAACGAGGCGCCCGGACCGGCCGCAGCCGGTCCGGTCCGCGTCGCCCCCCCGCCCGCCCCCAGGCGTCGGCCCGCAACGCGGAGTTGCTGGCCAAGTTCGAGACCCTCACGCCTGACACCGCGCCACGGCGTTTTGCCGACCTGATCACGGTGCCCGAGTTGCTGCTGGGCGTCGAGGACCGACGGTTCGAGCAGACCACGCCCATCCAGAGCGCCGTGTTCGACACCGTGGCCGCCGGGCACGACCTGGTCGCCTGCGCCGAGACCGGCACGGGCAAGACCGCGGCGTTCCTGCTCCCGCTGATGCAGCGGCTCCTGCAGGAGAACCGCGAGCGCGAAGGCTCGGCCCGCATCCTCGTGCTCGCGCCGACCCGCGAGCTCGCCGTGCAGATCGAGGACGACGTGCAGGGGTTCGGGTACCACACCTCGATGCGCTGCGCGGCCGTCTTCGGCGGCGTCGGCATGGACATGCAGGAACAGGCCCTCAAGGCCGGCGTCGACATCGTCGTCGCCACGCCGGGGCGCCTGATGGACCACCTGCGCGCCGGGATCGCCAAGTTCGACGGGCTGGAGATCCTCGTCCTCGACGAGGCGGACCGCATGCTCGACATGGGGTTCTGGCCCGACGTGAAGTTCATCGTGTCGCAGCTGCCCACCGACCGGGCGCGGCAGACGCTGCTCTTCTCGGCGACGATGCCCGAGGAGATCATGGGCTTCGCGCTCGAGATCATGCGCAGCCCGAAGCTGGTGCAGATCGGGTCGCGCAACGCGCCGGCCGCCACGATCACGCACAAGGCCGAACTGCTCGGGCGGCACGAGAAGACCGCGTGGCTGGCCAGGTTCCTGCGCCGAGCCAGCGGGCCGACGCTGGTGTTCTCGGCGACCAAGCGGGGCGCCGATCGGCTCGCCCGCGACCTGCAGTCACAGGGCATCCGCGCCGCCGCGCTGCACGCCGACCGCACGCAGCAGGATCGGCTGCGGGCCGTCGAGGGATTCAAGTCAGGGACGCACAAGGTGCTGGTGGCGACCGACATCGCCGCCCGCGGCCTCGACATCGACGCCATCGAGACGGTCGTCAACGTCGAGGTGCCGTTCAACCGCGAGGCCTACGTGCACCGCGTCGGTCGCGCCGGTCGCGCCGGGTCGACCGGCACGGCGATCACGCTGGTGTCGCCCGACGAACGGCAGGACATGGAAGCGATCGCCGACGCGTTCGGGCTCGTGCTCTTCGAGGACGCGCACCAGGAACTCGTCGAGGCCGGCGAGCAGGTGGATGGCCCCGACGGCGTGACCCCCATCGCGCCGACAGAGCCCGCGCCGCCACGCGCCCGTCGGCCTCGTCGTCCGCGTGGCACGGTCACCGCCGTCGCGACGCCGGAAGCCGACGCGCCAGCCCCGGATTCGGCGGAAGGCGCGGCACACGTCGACGGCGAGCCGGGCGAGGCGCCAGAGGCCACCACCGCCGACGGCGACGCACCCAGGAAGCGCCGCCGCCGGCGCCGGCGGCGCAGCGGACCGCGTGCCGAGGGCGTCGAGGCCGCGGCAGACGACGCGCCGCCATCAGGCGGTGAGGATCAGGACACCGAGGCCTAG
- a CDS encoding RNA-binding protein, whose protein sequence is MRALFSEVAEPQQVVLPTDRETGRPRGFAFVDFAEREHAEQVVQRYNGQPFNGRPLAVSEARAREDRPAGPRPGGYGGPRPGGPGGYGGGGYGGGAPRPGGFGGPRPEGGGGFGGPRPGGPPRPFVPRDPGMPPPAGDSRRARGPAKGPARKQTYEKGPRGPIKERPVSRLYDEDEDLEASVEFDDPAASRKDPDVDQPDDVTDDEE, encoded by the coding sequence TTGCGCGCCCTCTTCTCCGAGGTCGCGGAGCCGCAACAGGTGGTGCTACCGACCGACCGCGAGACAGGACGTCCACGCGGCTTTGCGTTCGTCGACTTCGCCGAGCGCGAGCACGCTGAACAGGTGGTGCAGCGGTACAACGGCCAACCCTTCAACGGTCGTCCCCTCGCCGTCAGCGAGGCGCGCGCCCGTGAGGATCGTCCCGCGGGACCGCGTCCCGGCGGGTACGGCGGACCGCGCCCCGGTGGCCCCGGCGGCTACGGTGGAGGTGGGTACGGCGGCGGCGCTCCGCGGCCGGGCGGCTTCGGTGGGCCGCGGCCCGAGGGGGGAGGCGGCTTCGGCGGTCCCCGCCCCGGTGGCCCTCCGCGCCCGTTCGTCCCGCGCGATCCGGGCATGCCGCCGCCTGCCGGCGACAGCCGACGCGCGCGGGGTCCGGCCAAGGGACCGGCCCGCAAGCAGACCTACGAGAAGGGTCCCCGCGGCCCCATCAAGGAGCGTCCGGTCAGCCGGTTGTACGACGAGGACGAGGATCTGGAAGCCTCGGTCGAGTTCGACGATCCCGCAGCCAGCCGCAAGGATCCGGACGTCGACCAGCCCGATGACGTGACGGACGACGAAGAGTGA
- a CDS encoding cation diffusion facilitator family transporter — protein sequence MTPSSEPRAPAPRGLHSGRRVAAISVVVNALLAALNVSVGTRGGSLTVVASGIEFAADVVASLAVLFGFWYASRPADHRHPYGHGRAETLTGLLIGLALFVIGGSIAVHALRDVYAVHPPPATYTLWPLAIALAVKTALMVSKVRVSRRTGSQALLADAWNDSVDVLSSLAAILALGLTLYDPETYRAADHVGGVLVGVFVIVAGLGVVRSTSADLIDTMPPESLLDQVRRVACRVDGVRGVEKLFGRKTGLQYHVDLHLEVDGWISVDAGHDIATRVRERIRLDVEEVSDVLVHVEPAGLGDAARATPPRDGQA from the coding sequence GTGACCCCGTCCTCCGAGCCGCGCGCGCCGGCCCCCCGTGGCCTGCACTCCGGGCGGCGCGTCGCCGCGATCAGCGTCGTGGTCAACGCGCTGCTCGCGGCCCTCAACGTCAGCGTGGGGACGCGCGGCGGTTCGCTGACCGTCGTCGCGTCGGGCATCGAGTTCGCCGCCGACGTCGTGGCGTCGCTGGCGGTGCTCTTCGGCTTCTGGTACGCGTCGCGCCCCGCCGACCACCGCCACCCCTACGGCCATGGCCGCGCCGAGACGCTCACCGGCCTGCTGATCGGCCTGGCGCTGTTCGTCATCGGCGGATCGATCGCGGTACACGCGCTCCGCGACGTCTACGCCGTCCATCCGCCGCCCGCGACCTACACCCTGTGGCCTCTGGCGATCGCCCTGGCCGTCAAGACCGCCCTCATGGTCTCCAAGGTGCGCGTGAGCCGCCGGACCGGCAGCCAGGCGCTACTGGCCGATGCCTGGAACGACAGTGTCGACGTGCTGTCGTCGCTGGCGGCGATCCTGGCCCTCGGACTCACGCTGTACGACCCGGAGACCTACCGGGCCGCCGACCACGTCGGCGGCGTGCTGGTCGGCGTCTTCGTGATCGTGGCGGGGCTCGGGGTGGTGCGCTCCACCTCGGCGGACCTGATCGACACGATGCCGCCCGAATCGCTGCTCGACCAGGTGCGGCGCGTCGCCTGTCGCGTCGACGGCGTACGTGGCGTCGAGAAGCTGTTCGGCCGCAAGACCGGCCTCCAGTACCACGTCGACCTGCACCTCGAGGTCGACGGATGGATTTCGGTCGACGCCGGCCACGACATCGCCACGCGGGTTCGCGAGCGGATCAGGCTCGACGTCGAGGAAGTGAGTGACGTGTTGGTGCACGTCGAGCCGGCCGGGCTCGGCGACGCGGCACGGGCGACGCCGCCGCGGGACGGTCAGGCGTGA
- a CDS encoding alpha/beta hydrolase, producing the protein MSRADDTAARRFLRWSLRGALAAVVLAYPTAIAYLMANEVSLVFVPPQTTPAVPPALAAGLEQLPRSLPDGARGRLWVLRQPATPQAPWAVYLHGNGATVGASVNVERYQHLRDLGLQVVAPEYPGYGGLPGVPSEQGLVAAARDAYAWLRSQGVAPTRIVIYGWSLGSGLATALASEVDERAVILEGAFTGVDDRAAELYPWLPIRLMIRTRFASRDRIGAIGSPLLLLHAADDTIVPYAHGQRLLTLAREPKTLVTLTGGHVHPNRADAARYLAAIRTFLATSLGSDAPAASR; encoded by the coding sequence GTGTCTCGCGCTGACGACACCGCCGCACGGCGCTTCCTGCGCTGGAGCCTGCGCGGCGCCCTGGCGGCCGTGGTCCTGGCCTACCCCACGGCGATTGCGTACCTGATGGCCAACGAGGTCTCGCTGGTCTTCGTGCCGCCGCAGACGACGCCGGCCGTCCCGCCCGCTCTCGCCGCGGGCCTCGAGCAACTGCCTCGCAGCCTGCCGGACGGCGCGAGGGGTCGGCTGTGGGTGCTGCGCCAGCCGGCGACACCGCAGGCGCCGTGGGCCGTCTACCTGCACGGGAACGGCGCCACCGTCGGTGCCTCGGTCAACGTCGAGCGGTACCAGCACCTCCGCGATCTCGGGCTGCAGGTCGTGGCTCCCGAGTACCCCGGCTACGGCGGGCTCCCCGGGGTCCCGTCGGAGCAGGGACTCGTCGCGGCGGCACGCGACGCCTACGCGTGGCTGCGATCGCAGGGCGTCGCGCCGACGCGCATCGTGATCTACGGCTGGTCGCTGGGATCGGGCCTGGCCACGGCGCTGGCCAGCGAGGTGGACGAGCGCGCGGTCATCCTCGAGGGCGCGTTCACCGGCGTCGACGATCGCGCCGCGGAACTGTACCCGTGGCTGCCGATCCGGCTGATGATCCGCACGCGGTTCGCCTCGCGCGATCGCATCGGCGCGATCGGCAGCCCGCTGCTGCTCCTGCATGCGGCCGACGACACCATCGTCCCGTACGCGCACGGCCAACGCCTGCTCACGCTGGCTCGTGAGCCGAAGACGCTGGTCACCCTGACGGGGGGCCACGTGCACCCCAACCGCGCAGACGCGGCGCGCTACCTCGCCGCCATCCGGACGTTCCTGGCGACGTCTCTCGGCAGCGACGCGCCCGCCGCGTCGCGCTGA
- a CDS encoding PEGA domain-containing protein, with product MVTEPERPAGAPSGGPTPEEISARLEALLKRTHALRAERAASPTGPPLSVTWPPPDRELDHYDVVDVHNDEGQGAQGASVAAPASATPAAPAQSFSRPDWSELRLRTSPVEVPERSPWIGVVAALLAVLALAEAGYIWYLHSAQPVVTEGHLRVDGPDGAEVRIDGQPVGRAPVEQDLAPGVYQVEVQDGGSAVRAERVAISRGRTVVLLPLTSPASAAQAGPQGQATAADGTLASPAPGSVAAAGGADAVSETTGAVAIESTPPGLPVTMGGRPRGVTPITLGQIKPGRHDVLVGGSARQVDVRAGQVTTLRVSR from the coding sequence ATGGTGACTGAACCAGAACGCCCGGCCGGCGCGCCCTCCGGGGGACCTACCCCGGAAGAAATCAGCGCGCGCCTGGAGGCGCTCCTCAAGAGAACGCACGCACTCCGGGCCGAGCGGGCCGCGTCCCCGACCGGCCCGCCCCTCAGCGTCACGTGGCCCCCACCTGACCGCGAGCTCGACCACTACGACGTGGTGGATGTCCACAACGACGAGGGGCAGGGAGCCCAGGGCGCGTCCGTCGCGGCGCCGGCCTCGGCAACGCCTGCCGCACCCGCGCAGTCCTTCTCGCGGCCGGATTGGAGTGAGTTGCGCCTGCGGACGTCGCCTGTCGAGGTGCCCGAGCGCTCCCCGTGGATCGGCGTCGTCGCCGCGCTCCTGGCCGTGCTGGCGCTGGCCGAAGCCGGCTACATCTGGTATCTCCACTCGGCCCAGCCCGTCGTGACCGAGGGGCACCTTCGCGTCGATGGCCCCGACGGCGCCGAGGTGCGGATCGACGGCCAGCCGGTGGGCCGTGCCCCGGTCGAGCAGGACCTCGCCCCGGGTGTGTATCAGGTCGAGGTCCAGGATGGAGGCTCGGCCGTGCGCGCCGAGCGGGTGGCCATCAGCCGTGGGCGCACGGTCGTCCTTCTGCCACTCACCTCTCCGGCGTCCGCCGCCCAGGCGGGGCCGCAGGGGCAGGCGACCGCAGCCGACGGGACGCTCGCCTCGCCGGCGCCGGGCTCGGTCGCTGCCGCCGGCGGGGCCGACGCGGTGTCCGAGACGACCGGTGCCGTCGCCATCGAGAGCACGCCGCCCGGCTTGCCCGTCACGATGGGCGGCCGCCCGCGCGGCGTCACGCCCATCACGCTCGGACAGATCAAGCCGGGACGTCACGACGTGCTCGTCGGAGGCAGCGCCCGGCAGGTGGACGTCCGCGCCGGCCAGGTCACGACGCTGCGTGTCTCGCGCTGA
- a CDS encoding M48 family metallopeptidase — protein sequence MPTILSRVARSTTAITLAVAMGSGSVAAVALLSVQDEIQMGREAQAELLREVPVVRDHGVRQYVDGLGRELAGYASGADYPYSFTTADYRDLNAFALPGGPIWINRGVLDAAENEAQVAGVLAHEIAHVSQRHSARHMTKSLVTTGILWAIAAAIDGRDDDWRAQAVNLAAMVTASSVLLKFSRNDEKQADREGVRILEQAGYDPRGLLEFMQMLDAQQGRSPNAVARFFSTHPDPKSRVRDLGLLIADAEPGRRDSAEFSALKQRLSRLGPAQPMP from the coding sequence ATGCCTACCATCCTCTCCCGTGTCGCGCGGTCGACGACGGCGATCACCCTGGCGGTGGCCATGGGATCGGGGAGCGTCGCCGCGGTCGCGCTGTTGTCGGTGCAGGACGAAATCCAGATGGGACGCGAGGCGCAGGCCGAACTGCTCCGTGAGGTGCCGGTGGTGCGGGATCATGGCGTGCGCCAGTACGTCGACGGCCTCGGCCGAGAACTGGCCGGTTACGCGTCGGGCGCCGACTACCCGTACAGCTTCACGACGGCCGATTATCGCGACCTGAACGCCTTCGCCCTGCCGGGCGGGCCGATCTGGATCAACCGCGGGGTGCTCGACGCGGCCGAGAACGAGGCGCAGGTCGCCGGTGTCCTCGCCCACGAAATCGCGCATGTGTCGCAGCGTCACTCGGCCAGGCACATGACCAAGAGCCTGGTCACGACGGGGATCCTGTGGGCGATCGCCGCGGCCATCGACGGCAGGGACGATGACTGGCGCGCGCAGGCGGTCAACCTCGCGGCCATGGTCACCGCGAGCAGCGTGCTGCTCAAGTTCTCCCGCAACGACGAGAAGCAGGCCGACCGCGAAGGCGTGCGGATCCTGGAACAGGCCGGATACGATCCGCGCGGCTTGCTCGAGTTCATGCAGATGCTCGACGCGCAGCAGGGGCGCTCGCCCAACGCGGTCGCGCGCTTCTTCTCGACCCATCCCGATCCGAAGAGCCGTGTGCGCGACCTCGGCCTCCTCATCGCCGATGCCGAGCCGGGCCGTCGCGACAGTGCGGAGTTCTCCGCGCTCAAGCAGCGCCTCTCGAGACTCGGGCCCGCGCAGCCGATGCCCTGA
- a CDS encoding M48 family metallopeptidase: MSRPCAFARRTGSLLLALSLTSAGVAAFQLISVRDEVQLGRQAQEELRRQTPEVSDPRVRAYVADLGARLASHASGEAYPYSFSVADYRELNAFALPGGPVWVHRGVLEAADAEAQLAGVLAHEIAHISERHAAQQITKGTVANGLLGLLGAIVGDRGAGAAAAQVAAGVTANSFMLKFSRDDEREADREGVGLLQRAGYDPRGLLEFMQVLARQEGRSPGSVAQFLSTHPAPASRVRELSQLVARAPAGRRTSAAFTDARRRLASLPAARPMPRR; encoded by the coding sequence ATGTCACGACCCTGTGCATTCGCTCGACGAACAGGCTCCCTGCTCCTGGCGCTCTCGTTGACATCGGCCGGTGTGGCGGCGTTCCAGCTGATCTCGGTGCGCGACGAGGTGCAGCTGGGCCGGCAGGCCCAGGAGGAGTTGCGGCGTCAGACGCCCGAGGTCTCCGACCCCCGAGTCCGCGCCTACGTGGCCGATCTGGGCGCGCGGCTGGCGTCACACGCGTCAGGAGAAGCCTACCCGTACAGCTTTTCGGTGGCCGACTACCGTGAACTGAATGCCTTCGCCCTGCCCGGCGGCCCCGTGTGGGTGCATCGCGGCGTCCTCGAGGCGGCCGACGCCGAAGCGCAGCTGGCCGGCGTCCTGGCGCACGAGATCGCGCACATCTCGGAGCGGCACGCGGCGCAGCAGATCACCAAGGGGACCGTCGCCAACGGGTTGCTCGGGTTGCTCGGCGCCATCGTCGGCGACCGCGGGGCCGGCGCCGCGGCAGCGCAGGTGGCGGCCGGCGTCACGGCCAACTCCTTCATGCTGAAGTTCTCGAGAGACGACGAGCGCGAGGCCGATCGCGAGGGGGTCGGCCTGCTGCAGCGAGCTGGCTACGATCCGCGCGGGTTGCTCGAGTTCATGCAGGTGCTGGCGCGGCAGGAGGGACGGTCGCCGGGGTCGGTGGCGCAGTTCCTGTCGACGCATCCGGCGCCGGCCAGCCGGGTGCGCGAGCTGAGCCAGTTGGTGGCCCGGGCGCCGGCCGGCCGTCGGACGAGCGCGGCGTTCACCGATGCCCGTCGTCGACTGGCGAGCCTGCCGGCCGCCCGGCCGATGCCACGCCGATGA
- the gltS gene encoding sodium/glutamate symporter, which translates to MFAINAIHTLAFAGVVLFAGYAIRRRLGWLARLNIPAPVIGGLLVSIAMTVGYARGHVPFTFDTTLRDPLMIAFFTSVGFGASVGLLKRGGPLVLWFLAASTVFTVLQNVLGVVAARLLGQPPLFGVLAGSVTLAGGPATGLAFAPLFEQAGVAGAETIAVAAAMAGIVTGGLLGGPVGTWLIEHRLHRGLRPGGGHEDLVAHHVVESALPGSAEAPGSEDREAYALLKATALLLFAMWVGAGISDWLTAMGVILPRYIGAMLAAIVLRNLDEFTGWFGISQAIIDDLGTVALAFFIAIALMTLKLWQLAGLALPLALLLVVQVVFVALVAPPLIFRLMGRDYDAAVMSSGFIGFMLGTTANAMANMEALSERYGPAPRAFLVVPMVGAFFIDVVNNVVITTFLNIYR; encoded by the coding sequence GTGTTCGCGATCAACGCCATCCATACGCTGGCCTTCGCCGGCGTCGTGCTGTTTGCCGGCTACGCGATCCGGCGTCGCCTCGGGTGGCTGGCGCGACTGAACATCCCGGCGCCGGTCATCGGCGGCCTGCTGGTCTCGATCGCGATGACCGTCGGCTACGCGCGCGGCCACGTGCCGTTCACGTTCGACACCACCCTGCGCGATCCCCTCATGATCGCGTTCTTCACCAGCGTCGGCTTCGGCGCCAGCGTCGGCCTCCTCAAGCGCGGCGGTCCGCTCGTGCTGTGGTTCCTCGCCGCCTCCACGGTCTTCACCGTCCTGCAGAACGTGCTCGGCGTGGTCGCGGCGCGCCTGCTCGGTCAGCCGCCACTGTTCGGCGTGCTCGCCGGTTCGGTCACTCTGGCCGGCGGCCCCGCCACCGGCCTCGCCTTCGCGCCCCTCTTCGAGCAGGCCGGCGTCGCCGGCGCCGAGACCATCGCCGTGGCGGCCGCCATGGCGGGCATCGTCACCGGCGGCCTGCTCGGCGGCCCGGTCGGCACGTGGCTCATCGAGCACCGGCTCCACCGGGGCCTGCGCCCCGGCGGCGGACACGAGGACCTCGTCGCCCACCATGTGGTGGAGTCGGCGCTGCCCGGATCGGCCGAGGCTCCCGGCAGCGAGGACCGCGAAGCCTACGCCCTGTTGAAGGCCACCGCGCTGCTGCTCTTCGCCATGTGGGTCGGCGCCGGCATCAGCGACTGGCTCACCGCGATGGGCGTCATCCTGCCCCGCTACATCGGCGCGATGCTCGCGGCCATCGTGCTCAGGAACCTCGACGAGTTCACCGGCTGGTTCGGCATCTCGCAGGCCATCATCGACGACCTCGGCACGGTCGCCCTGGCGTTCTTCATCGCCATCGCGCTGATGACGCTCAAGCTGTGGCAGCTCGCCGGCCTGGCCCTGCCTCTCGCCCTGCTGCTGGTCGTGCAGGTCGTCTTCGTGGCGCTGGTCGCGCCGCCGCTCATCTTCCGACTCATGGGACGCGATTACGACGCGGCCGTCATGTCGAGTGGCTTCATCGGGTTCATGCTCGGCACCACCGCCAATGCGATGGCCAACATGGAGGCCCTCTCGGAGCGGTACGGCCCCGCCCCCCGGGCCTTCCTCGTGGTGCCGATGGTCGGGGCCTTCTTCATCGACGTGGTCAACAACGTCGTGATCACGACCTTCCTCAACATCTACCGGTAA
- a CDS encoding phosphatidylserine/phosphatidylglycerophosphate/cardiolipin synthase family protein, with translation MRQRPVPRRWRTLQEQRRPRGAPWLSTRIRRVIWLWQPWALLTGWFLIQDRWYWSAGMLALAFVTFVLRPAERPPRLGLEHTDPAGSRGFLDTMIGVTGVDFVPGNRIDILNNGDAFYPAMLAALRQARRSICIEQYIFWAGETAEAFCAVLAERARAGVQVKLLLDAVGSATLGERAYATLSEAGCQIAWYTPIRWYTVGRFNNRTHRKTVVVDGRVGFTGGAGIADHWRGTAQPPDEWRDMMFRLEGPAVGPLLSGFAQNWLRTTGEIVQGEAFFPPRREAGPLEVQVIHSSPDAGASSARLMYYLAIVSARRRIDIVNPYFVPDETAIDTLVEAVARGVQVRVLMTGRRTDNWLARQNSRRLYGVLLDGGVRLYEYHHSMLHQKVMLVDGCWCTVGTSNFDNRSFAHNEETSVCVCDTGFVAAMTDLFEEDLAASQPVAREDWQRRSVLTRGQELLASLLKEQV, from the coding sequence TTGCGTCAGCGCCCGGTTCCGCGTCGCTGGCGCACCCTGCAGGAGCAGCGCCGGCCGCGCGGCGCCCCGTGGCTCAGCACGCGCATCCGCCGGGTGATCTGGCTCTGGCAGCCATGGGCCCTGCTGACCGGCTGGTTCCTGATCCAGGATCGCTGGTACTGGTCGGCCGGAATGCTGGCGCTCGCCTTCGTGACGTTCGTGCTGCGGCCGGCCGAGCGGCCGCCGCGCCTCGGCCTCGAGCACACCGACCCGGCGGGGTCGCGCGGCTTCCTCGACACGATGATCGGGGTGACGGGCGTCGACTTCGTGCCGGGCAACCGGATCGACATCCTCAACAACGGCGACGCGTTCTACCCGGCGATGCTGGCGGCACTGCGACAGGCGCGGCGGTCGATCTGCATCGAGCAGTACATCTTCTGGGCGGGCGAGACGGCCGAGGCGTTCTGCGCGGTGCTGGCCGAGCGGGCCCGCGCCGGCGTGCAGGTCAAGCTGCTGCTCGATGCCGTGGGATCAGCGACGCTCGGCGAGCGCGCGTACGCCACGCTGTCGGAGGCCGGCTGCCAGATCGCCTGGTACACGCCGATCCGGTGGTACACCGTCGGGCGGTTCAACAACCGGACGCACCGCAAGACGGTGGTGGTCGACGGCCGCGTCGGGTTCACCGGCGGGGCGGGCATCGCCGATCACTGGCGCGGCACGGCGCAGCCGCCCGACGAGTGGCGCGACATGATGTTCCGCCTGGAGGGGCCAGCCGTCGGGCCGCTGCTGTCGGGGTTCGCGCAGAACTGGCTGCGCACGACGGGCGAGATCGTGCAGGGCGAGGCGTTCTTCCCGCCGCGGCGAGAGGCCGGGCCGCTCGAGGTGCAGGTGATCCACTCGTCGCCGGATGCCGGCGCGTCATCGGCGCGGCTGATGTACTACCTGGCCATCGTCTCGGCGCGACGCCGCATCGACATCGTCAATCCCTACTTCGTGCCCGACGAGACCGCGATCGACACGCTGGTGGAGGCGGTCGCGCGGGGCGTGCAGGTGCGGGTCCTCATGACCGGACGCCGCACCGACAACTGGCTGGCCCGTCAGAACAGCCGCCGGCTCTACGGCGTCCTGCTGGACGGCGGCGTGCGTCTGTACGAGTATCACCACTCGATGCTGCACCAGAAGGTCATGCTCGTGGACGGCTGCTGGTGTACCGTGGGCACCAGCAACTTCGACAACCGGTCCTTCGCCCACAACGAGGAGACGAGCGTGTGCGTGTGCGACACGGGCTTCGTGGCCGCGATGACCGACCTGTTCGAGGAGGATCTGGCGGCCAGCCAGCCGGTGGCGCGCGAGGACTGGCAACGCCGCAGCGTGCTGACGCGCGGCCAGGAACTGCTGGCATCGTTGCTCAAGGAGCAGGTGTGA
- a CDS encoding M48 family metallopeptidase, whose product MSRPAQLSFPWRECAERDEAAPMLAVAPSPAMPSPALTFVRNGRARRYILRVLPDATVRVTIPRYGSRREAEAFVRTRTRWIDERRQEIAGRRHDLRWRQGQRIWWRGLPVILDVAQVDATRVVVRCGDLVATVPPRDDYRPVIEPLMRARAAAELPPRLLAFAARHDLTVSRVTVRSQRSRWGSCSRDGSIALNWRLLQMPAEVCDYVLLHELMHLRQPNHSPRFWAEVAAVCPDYATSRAWLRAEGLGLC is encoded by the coding sequence GTGAGTCGTCCGGCACAGCTGTCGTTCCCCTGGCGCGAGTGCGCCGAACGCGACGAGGCGGCGCCGATGCTGGCCGTGGCGCCTTCGCCGGCGATGCCTTCGCCGGCGCTCACCTTCGTGCGCAACGGCCGCGCGCGCCGCTACATCCTCCGGGTGCTGCCCGACGCGACGGTGCGCGTGACGATCCCGCGTTACGGATCGCGGCGCGAGGCCGAGGCCTTCGTCAGGACCCGCACGCGCTGGATCGACGAGCGGCGGCAGGAGATTGCCGGGCGGCGGCACGACCTGCGGTGGCGTCAGGGCCAGCGCATCTGGTGGCGCGGCCTGCCGGTGATCCTGGACGTGGCGCAGGTCGACGCGACCCGCGTCGTGGTGCGCTGCGGCGACCTTGTGGCCACGGTGCCTCCGCGCGACGACTACCGGCCCGTGATCGAACCCCTCATGCGGGCCCGTGCGGCCGCCGAGTTGCCACCGCGCCTGCTGGCGTTCGCCGCGCGGCACGACCTCACGGTGTCACGAGTCACGGTGCGCAGCCAGCGTTCGCGCTGGGGGTCCTGTTCGCGCGACGGCAGCATCGCGCTCAACTGGCGGCTGCTGCAGATGCCGGCGGAGGTGTGCGACTACGTGCTGCTCCACGAGCTGATGCACCTCAGGCAACCGAATCACTCGCCCCGATTCTGGGCGGAGGTCGCCGCAGTCTGCCCCGACTACGCGACCTCGCGGGCGTGGTTGCGCGCGGAAGGCCTGGGCCTCTGCTGA
- a CDS encoding cyclopropane-fatty-acyl-phospholipid synthase family protein, translating to MALTMLAPPLALQAAGPAPAAGQPTLAPYVPTPQDVVERMLTMAGVGANDVVIDLGSGDGRLVVTAAKKFGARGIGIDIDPARIAEGRANAKAAGVESRVEFRQQDALEADLSQATVVTLYLLSSSNVKLRPRLLSQLKPGARVVSHQFGMGDWQPDKVETFTDANGTSRTLYLWTVGANTPKP from the coding sequence ATGGCACTCACCATGTTGGCGCCCCCGCTTGCCCTGCAGGCGGCCGGGCCTGCGCCGGCAGCGGGCCAGCCGACGCTGGCGCCCTACGTGCCCACCCCACAGGACGTCGTCGAGCGGATGCTCACCATGGCCGGGGTCGGCGCCAACGACGTGGTCATCGACCTCGGCTCGGGAGACGGCCGGCTGGTCGTGACGGCGGCAAAGAAGTTCGGGGCCCGGGGCATCGGCATCGACATCGATCCGGCCCGCATCGCCGAGGGGCGGGCCAATGCCAAGGCGGCAGGGGTCGAGTCCCGCGTCGAGTTCCGACAGCAGGATGCGTTGGAGGCCGACCTCTCGCAGGCGACCGTGGTCACGCTCTATCTCCTGTCGTCCTCGAACGTGAAGCTGCGGCCACGACTGCTGAGCCAGTTGAAGCCGGGTGCGCGCGTCGTGTCGCACCAGTTCGGTATGGGCGATTGGCAGCCGGACAAGGTCGAAACGTTCACCGACGCCAACGGCACCAGCCGCACGCTCTACCTCTGGACGGTCGGCGCCAACACGCCGAAGCCCTGA